In Oncorhynchus masou masou isolate Uvic2021 chromosome 11, UVic_Omas_1.1, whole genome shotgun sequence, the genomic stretch tctctctctaccctcccccctCCACATGCCCTGCTGCAGGCACCTCTACCTTCATGTGTTCTCTgtccatccctttctccctccaactCGCATTGATTcttatctctctcactcccccatcTCCTGTCTTGTCCGGGCTTAACAATGTTATTATGTGTGTCACTGTCAAGCAGAGGTGTACTCCATTAAGAATAGTGCTTGTGCTGTGCAGGCTGCAGTCTTTTCCCATTCATTAATACTGTGTGTAGTGGGTTGTCTAGAGCCAGCCAGGTTGGGATTGTGTAAGGAAGAAGGGCTGTAATTTGGCTTTGTTTGGCATTTGGAGACAGTGGGGTATGACTGCCATGTAGTCTTGACTATGCAAACCATGTACAGTAGAAGATTACGACACTGCTTCGAAATACAGGGGAGTTTTGTTTTGCACTCTATTGTGAGATCCAATTGTGAGCTTTTCATtttaccttctctcctttctctctcttcctccccactctctcatgTTCTTTCTCCTTTTTATAACAACATGTTATGTTAACATCTCTCCTGTGTCGTCTCCCTCAGGCTCGCCTGGCACTGGAGAGAGGTGCTCAGGCTGTCATCTTCGATGTCACCGACGACAAAGACGCTGCTCTCGAGGTGAGGAATGGTGGAAACcgtcagagagagcagaggacaaTAAAGTAGCATAGCCTGACCTGACCGAGAGAGACAAAATTGTTTTAGTGTTACTGATTTAACAATGATTCATtttctgtcttcccctcctctatccATTGTATATGTcttcccccaacacacacacacgtgtagcTGCATGAGTCTGACTCCCTGCCGCTTCCGGTGGTGCTGGTGAAGGCTGAGGATGCTGAGGAGCTGATGGGACTGGTTAACAAGAACGAGGAGGCTAGAGTCCGTATCGACATCAAAAAAGAGGACCCAAAATGGGTAAGGAACAAAAAACACATGCCGAATATCACATATTATATAATAAATACATGATATATGTTTTTATACATGTTTTCTATTTATTATATAGCCatatatttgtattgtatttattattattattattattattatatatatgcATATCAAGAGACACATAATGGAAGTTGTTAGTTACATTCCCTCAAAGGTCCGCTCTAAATGCATGTCTCTGTAACGGGATTCTTtctgggaaggagaggtggaccaaaatgcagtgtggttataATTAATGGTTCTttaataacgaaactatacatgaataaactacaaaacaaaaaccgtgaaaacccgaaacagtcccgtgtggtacaaacactgacacaggagacaaccatccacaaaacccaacacaaaacaggctacctaaatatggttcccaatcagagacaatgactcacacctgcctctgattgagaaccatatcaggcccaaacacagaaacagacaaacaagacatccaacatagaatgcccactcagatcacatcctgaccaaacaaaacatacaaacatacaaagcaaactatggtcagggtgtgacagtctcCCAATCTCTACTATGAAATAGTAATAacattcactctttctctctctttccagccCCACTATGATGTTGGTATCTTGCTTACTATAGTCCTGGCTATTCTGGCCATCGTTTTGATCTTTGCCTTCCGGTACCGATGCAAGTCCAACAGAACCTGGGTGAGTCAGTCAACAACACATACACTTTACACAAGTCTCAAAACAAAGCCTTTATCTCTGCAAAATGCAGCCATCTTAAAGTGGTTTAGGTCTGGGCCCGGTTGCATAAAACATCTTACTGTTTCCCTTAATGCATCATTTTCCCCTACCTAAGGGAATTGTTTAAGGGTGTTGCAGAGAACCCCTCAAACCTTTCCTTAGGTAACGGCATCATTTAAGGGATTTGCAGTAGTTTGAAGGAACATATGGCAGAAAGAGTCTCTGGGGACTATGGAGACGACCTGATTCACTGACTGAACATCTCATCAAAGAGATACATTTTTGGGGGAGATCTCAAAATAGAATTTCTACATtcaagacaggtgaaacaaatTGATTCAGAAGATAAACATGTTTATGTTAGTTACTTTTTTCTCAGCTATTACTTTCTATCACGTCAAGTGAACCTAGATTAGCTAGATAGATAGCTCACCAACAGCTTTGTAGCCATGGGTTGTGCACCTTACATTGTTTAACTAAGTAGCTGGCTGGTGGATGTTTTCCTTTTGAAACCAGGGCAGAGGAAAGCAACATGTTGGATTCACCTCTCCATCTCACCCAAGAATCAAAGTTAAAGAATAAGactagggcctcccgagtggccttgctgtctaaggcactgcgttgCATAAAtactgtttacattgatatccatactgaatgaagCACTTAAGGGACCGCATGGGCACCCTTAACTTTTTCACTTCATTTAAAGGGAAAATTCACCTTAATATGTTTTGTGCAACTGACTTAAAGTTAGGGAGACTTGAAGCAAAAAGATAAGGGGGAAATTAACTTACAATGTTTTATGCAACCAGGTCTTGTACTCTAACTGTCGACCAAACACAAAAGAAAGTGTCCACTGTATATACAGCTCGAACATACACCAGAAAACCCTCAGAGAGGAGCAAAATGTGAACTTTGAGACATCTCAGTCAGTTCTGAAGTCCAGTTCTCTAACCTCCGTCCCACACGGCCTCTTCCTCTATGACCACAGGACTCAGTCCATCAGCAGACCATGCGAGCCATCAGTCGTCTGGAGACGCGAATGTACAGCTCTCAGGGCTGCGGGGGCTCACAGCGCCACCGTGGGGGCTGGGGGTCTAATAACAGCTCCAACTCCAGCCCCGTCTGTGCCATCTGTCTGGAGGAGTTCCTGGATGGACAGGACCTGAGGATCATCTCGTGTGCTCATGAGTTCCATAAGGAGTGTGTGGACCCCTGGTTGCTGCAGCACCGCACCTGTCCTCTCTGCATGCACAACATCATGGGTAATGACATTGCATGACCACTAGGGGACGCCTACAACAGGCCTTAGAATGGGGGAAGCACAAGACAACTTTACCCACTCTTGAGCACAAGTACATTTTTCCACAAAAAAATCCAGTTTTATAAACTATGTGTGTGTAGTCTGCTTTACTGTGTGTATTCCTATGCTCCACAGGTACAGAGCTGTCACGTCAGCCCCAGAGGAGCAGACTGCAGCAGACCCCCGAGCACAGCCAGGGTTTCCTGCACCCCCACCCCTACCCACACGCCTTCCCCCAGCATCCCATCCCCTTCTCCATGAGGCCTCACTACCCCCGTGGCCCCTCCGGCCCCTACCCCTCCCTGAGCCACTACAGCAGCTCCCCACCCCTGGACCCCCAGACCCTCCGCTTCCTCCCTAGCTGGCCTCTTGGCTCCGGTTGTGGATACATCCACCCTACAGAGGGCCCCGGGAGGCCTCACAAGGCCGGGAGCAGCTGCAGGACTGCAGGTCACCCTCTGGGGTCCCACTACGGCCCCGGGTCCCACCGCTCCTGCCACGCCTACCGCTCCGGCTGCCCTGCCCAGCGCAGCAACTCCAGTTCCAGGCTCCACCACACCCCCTCCTTTTCTCCCCGCGCCTCCGAAGGGGGAGCCCATAGCCGGGGGGCCGAGGGAGGCAGCTGCTCTGGGGGGAGCTACCGGACGGAGCGCAGTGGCTACCTGGCAGACGGGCCGGCCAGTGACTCCAGCTCTGGCCCCTGTCACGGTTCATCCAGTGACTCGGTGCTCAACTGTACCGACGTGTCCCTGCAGGGTGTGTATGGTAGCTGGTCCACATTCCGCAGCTCCCTGAGCAGTGACTATGATCCGTTTGTGTACTACGGGCCGGGTTTGGGACGGACAGGCCGCAGGGACAGCATGGAGGCAGGGGCCCAGAGACCAAGGTCCCTGGACTCAGTGatgaacagagacagaggacGAGGGAGCCCTGAGGAGCAGCCGCAGGCTGTGTTTAGCCACGTCCACTACCACCGCCACAGACACCACCACTACGGAGAGGACGGGGAGCGGGAGCACGCCCAGGGACAGGGGCCAGGCAGGGGGTCAGACGAGGAGCAGGGGGCTGCTGTTGCTATTGGCTCTGGTACTGGTTCTCCCCCGGCTCTGGACAAGGACTTCCCAGTGTGCCCTCTGAAGCACAGCCCCTGTCAGTGCCCTaaggcagaacacacagacagtaGGGAGGTCCACGGCCACGGGATAGAGGGTCAGGACCATGAGCTTAGCCTCAGCCCCCCGTCAGGCCCCCCTCCTGCCCTGGTAGCACCAGCACCCTTAGCAGCCCCAGCCCCCTGCTGCCACCAGGACCACGGCCGTGGAGGCCACCCCCACCGGAGGGCAGACCGGCTCGGCGGCTGCGTCCTCGACGGCCCCTCGGTGCTCTTCCACCAGAGCCTAGAACTGCAGGATGACTGTAGCATCCACATTCACTACGGCCAGGGCCCCAGCTACTGCTGCCCCCCGCCTGACCTGCCCATGCCTGTGCCTTTCATTCTGGACTCTGGGGGTATGGGGGCCCTAGGGGGCCTAGAGGACTGGCCCTGCTGTGGAGGGCCCCACCATGTAGTGTGGCAGAAGCGGGTGCAGCAGGCCCACTCTGAGCCCCAGTTGCTGGGGCCAGGGCTGGGGGGCCCTATGGACAGACCCCCGCCCCCATGCAGCAGGCGTCACCACGGTCACCAAAGCCCAGCGCACGACCGCAACACAGACTTTTGTTTATACTgccaaacattacacaacaat encodes the following:
- the LOC135548752 gene encoding E3 ubiquitin-protein ligase RNF43-like — its product is MTVPQRRLAGLWPWLLIAALQVVFGQTGLELAAAVETERSAPRAVIKVTLLRHEPTGKPITLEGLFVGGSAGSAEGKLMQSHPLSLCNTSEDERQESDFISIVKLESPERKVPQCLPLLKKARLALERGAQAVIFDVTDDKDAALELHESDSLPLPVVLVKAEDAEELMGLVNKNEEARVRIDIKKEDPKWPHYDVGILLTIVLAILAIVLIFAFRYRCKSNRTWDSVHQQTMRAISRLETRMYSSQGCGGSQRHRGGWGSNNSSNSSPVCAICLEEFLDGQDLRIISCAHEFHKECVDPWLLQHRTCPLCMHNIMGTELSRQPQRSRLQQTPEHSQGFLHPHPYPHAFPQHPIPFSMRPHYPRGPSGPYPSLSHYSSSPPLDPQTLRFLPSWPLGSGCGYIHPTEGPGRPHKAGSSCRTAGHPLGSHYGPGSHRSCHAYRSGCPAQRSNSSSRLHHTPSFSPRASEGGAHSRGAEGGSCSGGSYRTERSGYLADGPASDSSSGPCHGSSSDSVLNCTDVSLQGVYGSWSTFRSSLSSDYDPFVYYGPGLGRTGRRDSMEAGAQRPRSLDSVMNRDRGRGSPEEQPQAVFSHVHYHRHRHHHYGEDGEREHAQGQGPGRGSDEEQGAAVAIGSGTGSPPALDKDFPVCPLKHSPCQCPKAEHTDSREVHGHGIEGQDHELSLSPPSGPPPALVAPAPLAAPAPCCHQDHGRGGHPHRRADRLGGCVLDGPSVLFHQSLELQDDCSIHIHYGQGPSYCCPPPDLPMPVPFILDSGGMGALGGLEDWPCCGGPHHVVWQKRVQQAHSEPQLLGPGLGGPMDRPPPPCSRRHHGHQSPAHDRNTDFCLYCQTLHNNQGSEEESGV